A section of the Bifidobacterium sp. ESL0728 genome encodes:
- the argR gene encoding arginine repressor: MNDTEESDITADINYDSSDVAGTVPNGGEQGSETKLQHPTNRTARLSVIQEILSNSVVSSQGQLLELLADRGIEVTQATLSRDLDEMKAVKTRLKTGEMAYTLGVEPEFDDATAEKIDQQLSRGLSGLITSAAAARNLVIVHTPSGAAQYMASVIDKQPIEGILGTVAGDDTVLLVCDDDDAAVTRMQWLLDIVSRGQHQGA, encoded by the coding sequence ATGAACGATACTGAGGAAAGCGATATTACCGCCGATATCAATTATGATTCGTCTGATGTTGCCGGAACTGTGCCAAACGGTGGAGAGCAAGGCTCGGAGACCAAGTTGCAGCATCCGACGAACAGGACTGCCCGTCTGAGCGTTATTCAGGAGATCCTTTCCAACTCGGTGGTCTCCTCACAAGGGCAGCTGCTTGAACTGCTTGCCGATCGTGGCATCGAAGTCACCCAGGCTACGCTGAGCCGTGACCTTGATGAGATGAAGGCGGTGAAGACACGGCTTAAAACCGGGGAAATGGCTTATACGCTGGGTGTCGAGCCCGAATTCGACGACGCCACGGCTGAAAAAATCGACCAGCAGCTTTCGCGAGGGCTTTCGGGGTTGATCACCTCTGCGGCCGCGGCGCGAAATCTGGTCATCGTGCACACCCCGTCCGGCGCTGCGCAATACATGGCAAGCGTTATTGACAAGCAGCCCATCGAGGGAATCCTGGGCACGGTCGCCGGCGACGATACGGTGTTGTTGGTTTGCGATGATGACGATGCCGCCGTGACGCGCATGCAATGGCTGCTTGACATTGTTTCGCGTGGGCAGCACCAAGGTGCCTGA
- the argF gene encoding ornithine carbamoyltransferase, protein MAGQLRHMLRDDDVNHDEQKEILELGMKFWKDRYYHRPFEGPQGVAVIFDKPSTRTRSSFSVGVAELGGYPLVIDKSGSQLGRGEPVADTARVLTRMTSAIVWRTFGQNRVETMAEYATVPVVNALTDQFHPCQILADFLTIAQHRGGVDALTGQTIAYLGDAANNMSNSYLLGGATAGMNVRVAGPQGFLPDPQIVEDAKRIAAQNGGSILVTTDPREAVADADCIFTDTWVSMGEENEYGVRSKPFWNYQVNDELMKLAKPDALFQHCLPAYRGKEVTASVIDGPQSVVWDEAENRLHAQKALLTWLIGKLRNDKELLK, encoded by the coding sequence ATGGCAGGTCAGCTTCGGCATATGCTCCGGGATGATGATGTCAATCACGATGAGCAGAAGGAAATCCTGGAACTTGGCATGAAGTTCTGGAAAGACCGCTATTATCATCGTCCATTCGAAGGCCCGCAGGGTGTCGCGGTGATTTTCGACAAACCCAGCACCCGGACGCGTTCCAGTTTCTCCGTCGGTGTCGCCGAGCTTGGCGGTTATCCTTTGGTCATCGACAAGTCCGGCTCCCAGCTTGGCCGTGGCGAACCCGTGGCCGATACGGCACGCGTGCTCACTCGCATGACCAGCGCCATCGTCTGGCGTACCTTCGGCCAGAATCGTGTGGAAACGATGGCGGAATATGCCACCGTCCCTGTTGTCAACGCCTTGACCGACCAGTTCCATCCCTGCCAGATTCTCGCCGATTTCCTCACCATCGCGCAACATCGCGGGGGAGTCGACGCCCTCACAGGCCAGACCATCGCCTACCTCGGAGACGCGGCCAACAATATGTCCAACTCCTACCTGCTAGGCGGGGCGACCGCAGGTATGAACGTACGCGTGGCCGGCCCGCAGGGCTTCCTTCCCGACCCGCAGATCGTCGAGGACGCCAAGCGTATAGCAGCGCAGAACGGTGGTTCGATTCTGGTGACCACTGATCCGCGAGAAGCCGTGGCGGACGCCGATTGCATCTTCACCGACACCTGGGTGTCGATGGGCGAGGAAAACGAATATGGTGTACGCTCCAAGCCGTTCTGGAATTATCAGGTCAACGACGAATTGATGAAACTCGCTAAACCTGATGCGTTGTTCCAGCACTGTCTGCCAGCTTACCGTGGCAAGGAGGTCACCGCCTCGGTGATCGACGGCCCGCAATCGGTGGTGTGGGACGAGGCAGAAAACAGGTTGCACGCCCAAAAGGCTTTGTTGACTTGGCTGATCGGGAAACTTCGAAATGACAAGGAATTGCTCAAATGA
- a CDS encoding acetylornithine transaminase → MTDSKNVSQGRVAATTSIGPESEQWIAEYEKVHTHAFGTPLRVMDHGEGMYVWDVDGNEYLDFLAGIAVNSLGYAHPKWVKAVGEQAAKVAHVSNYFASVPQIKLAQKLLEISGAPEGSRVYFGNSGAEGNEAAMKMAKLYGATLPGGDPERGGAPARILALTNGFHGRTMGALSATWKLSIREPYNPLLPAVEFVEAGDLKAMQAAFDETGKNGVGPVAAVMLELIQGEAGVRPLDPAYVKGVRELCDSNHALMIIDEVQTGIGRTGKWFAFQREDLSGGITPDIITFAKGVAGGFPMGGMIAFGKPLASLFSPGLHGSTFAGGPLATTAGLTTLQVIEDDGLVANAEARGNQLRKAIMACGNPLFASVRGRGLLNAISLTHPCSHAAMNWALDHGLIVNAVAPDALRLAPPLIVGSDDVDQAVSILAKIPFDLPND, encoded by the coding sequence ATGACTGATTCCAAAAATGTAAGCCAAGGTCGCGTTGCCGCAACGACGTCGATCGGGCCGGAAAGCGAGCAATGGATCGCGGAATACGAAAAGGTGCATACCCACGCTTTCGGTACGCCGCTGCGCGTCATGGACCATGGCGAAGGCATGTATGTCTGGGACGTGGACGGCAACGAATACCTCGATTTCCTCGCGGGCATCGCGGTCAATTCGCTGGGCTACGCGCATCCCAAATGGGTCAAAGCGGTTGGCGAGCAGGCTGCGAAAGTCGCGCATGTCAGCAATTATTTCGCCTCGGTTCCGCAGATCAAACTTGCGCAAAAGCTGTTGGAGATTTCCGGGGCTCCGGAAGGTTCCCGTGTCTACTTCGGAAATTCCGGGGCCGAAGGCAACGAAGCCGCGATGAAAATGGCCAAGCTCTATGGCGCAACATTGCCAGGCGGCGACCCCGAACGTGGAGGCGCCCCGGCCCGAATCCTAGCGCTGACCAATGGATTTCACGGCCGGACCATGGGAGCTTTGAGCGCCACTTGGAAGCTGTCGATTCGTGAACCCTATAACCCGTTGCTGCCAGCGGTTGAGTTTGTCGAAGCCGGAGACTTGAAAGCCATGCAGGCAGCATTCGACGAGACCGGAAAGAATGGTGTCGGCCCAGTGGCAGCGGTGATGCTCGAACTCATCCAGGGTGAGGCCGGCGTGCGTCCGCTTGACCCGGCATACGTCAAGGGTGTCCGCGAACTTTGTGACAGCAATCATGCGCTGATGATCATCGATGAAGTACAGACCGGCATCGGTCGAACCGGCAAATGGTTCGCCTTCCAGCGCGAGGACCTTTCCGGTGGCATCACTCCCGATATCATCACCTTTGCCAAAGGCGTGGCCGGAGGCTTTCCGATGGGTGGCATGATCGCCTTCGGCAAGCCTCTTGCCTCGCTCTTCTCGCCGGGGCTGCACGGTTCCACGTTCGCCGGTGGCCCGCTTGCGACCACGGCCGGGTTGACCACGTTGCAGGTCATCGAGGATGACGGATTAGTGGCCAATGCCGAAGCCCGTGGCAACCAACTTCGTAAAGCGATCATGGCTTGCGGCAACCCGCTGTTCGCGTCTGTGCGAGGTCGTGGGTTGCTCAATGCCATTTCGTTGACACATCCATGCTCGCATGCCGCCATGAACTGGGCCCTCGACCATGGGCTGATTGTCAATGCCGTTGCTCCGGACGCCTTGCGTCTTGCACCGCCTCTGATTGTCGGCAGCGATGACGTGGACCAAGCCGTATCGATTCTTGCCAAAATCCCGTTCGATTTGCCGAATGACTGA
- the argB gene encoding acetylglutamate kinase, which translates to MATDEVEQSQPLVKPIDGGTTKADEYTFDVHNDLKDEQKAEVLIEALPWLEEFAGQRIVVKYGGNAMVDEHLKRCFAEDMVFLRQVGMHPIVVHGGGPQISSMLKDLGIHSQFKAGLRVTTPEIMKVVRMILTGSVSRELIGLINAHGPHAVGLSGEDGSLFGAKRYRPVIDGVETDIGLVGEVTEVNPSAVESLIAQNRIPVVSSIAPNADDPTEVFNVNADSAAAALAVALHARKLVIVTDVDGLYDDWPDKNSLISSIGVDKLREVLPTLQSGMVPKMRACVRALDGGVPRAHIIDGRQPHSILNEVFTSAGIGTMVVPGDGMKLRRNGR; encoded by the coding sequence ATGGCGACAGATGAAGTCGAACAATCGCAGCCATTGGTGAAGCCAATCGATGGAGGAACGACGAAAGCTGACGAATATACATTTGACGTGCACAACGACTTAAAGGACGAGCAGAAAGCCGAGGTTCTGATCGAGGCGTTGCCGTGGCTGGAGGAATTCGCCGGTCAGCGCATCGTCGTCAAATACGGCGGCAACGCCATGGTCGACGAACATCTGAAACGATGCTTTGCCGAGGATATGGTCTTTCTGAGGCAGGTCGGCATGCACCCGATCGTCGTGCACGGTGGCGGCCCGCAAATATCCAGTATGCTCAAAGATCTTGGCATCCATTCGCAATTCAAGGCGGGACTGCGCGTTACGACGCCGGAAATCATGAAGGTCGTGCGAATGATTTTGACGGGTTCCGTTTCGCGTGAGCTGATCGGGCTGATCAATGCCCACGGCCCGCACGCGGTCGGTCTTTCGGGCGAGGATGGGTCGCTGTTCGGAGCGAAACGCTATCGTCCCGTTATCGACGGAGTGGAAACGGACATAGGCTTGGTCGGCGAAGTCACCGAAGTCAATCCCTCGGCGGTTGAAAGCCTTATCGCGCAGAACCGAATTCCCGTCGTTTCTTCGATAGCGCCGAATGCTGATGATCCCACCGAAGTCTTCAATGTCAATGCGGATTCGGCGGCTGCGGCCCTCGCTGTCGCACTGCATGCCCGTAAGCTGGTCATTGTGACCGATGTGGATGGCCTTTACGACGATTGGCCCGACAAAAATTCGCTTATCAGCTCCATCGGCGTCGACAAGCTGCGTGAGGTTCTGCCAACGCTGCAAAGCGGTATGGTACCGAAGATGCGTGCCTGTGTACGTGCGCTGGATGGAGGGGTCCCGCGAGCGCATATCATCGACGGCCGGCAGCCGCATTCCATATTGAACGAGGTGTTCACCAGCGCCGGCATCGGCACCATGGTCGTGCCCGGTGACGGCATGAAGCTACGACGAAACGGAAGATAG
- the argJ gene encoding bifunctional glutamate N-acetyltransferase/amino-acid acetyltransferase ArgJ, translating to MSVTFAKGFSAAGVNAGISANKDKSDLALVVNNGPLDAAAGVFTANRFCAAPVQWSRKAVADGHIKAVVLNSGGANACTGEAGLRQSEATAIKVAEVLGGEHPVDTGDIAVCSTGLIGELLPLDNVLAGVDKAASALSDNIEAGIDAATAIMTTDTKAKTVKLEGNGYRVGGMVKGSGMIAPQLATMLCVITTDAVVDAAQLQAVLAAATDKSFNRIDVDGCMSTNDTVLLLASGASGVTPDPEEFAGLVHDACASLARQIIGDGEGSTHDIKVTISGAESEEAALACARAVAGSNLLKCAIYGNDPNWGRIVSSLGTVPVGVAAYDSQDVTVDINGVRVCEHGGAGVDRSEVKMEGREVDIDINLNKGAETATVWTDDLTHEYVHINADYES from the coding sequence ATGAGCGTGACATTTGCAAAAGGGTTTTCCGCCGCCGGCGTCAATGCCGGAATTTCAGCGAACAAGGATAAAAGTGATTTGGCGCTGGTCGTCAACAACGGGCCGCTCGATGCCGCGGCGGGCGTGTTTACTGCCAACCGTTTCTGCGCCGCGCCGGTGCAATGGTCTCGCAAGGCCGTCGCTGACGGACATATCAAAGCGGTTGTGCTCAATTCCGGCGGCGCCAACGCCTGCACCGGTGAGGCCGGGCTTAGGCAGAGCGAGGCCACGGCGATCAAGGTCGCCGAAGTGCTTGGCGGCGAACATCCGGTTGATACCGGAGACATCGCGGTATGCTCGACTGGGCTGATCGGGGAATTATTACCTTTGGATAATGTGTTGGCCGGCGTCGACAAAGCGGCTTCGGCTCTAAGCGACAACATCGAAGCCGGCATCGACGCGGCCACAGCCATCATGACCACCGACACCAAAGCCAAAACCGTGAAGCTGGAAGGTAATGGTTATCGCGTGGGCGGCATGGTCAAGGGCTCGGGAATGATCGCACCACAACTGGCTACGATGCTTTGTGTCATCACCACTGACGCCGTGGTTGACGCCGCTCAATTGCAGGCCGTTCTGGCCGCTGCCACCGACAAGTCGTTCAATCGCATCGACGTGGACGGATGCATGTCCACCAACGACACGGTGCTGCTGCTGGCATCTGGGGCTTCCGGCGTCACCCCGGATCCCGAGGAATTCGCCGGCTTGGTTCATGATGCCTGTGCCAGTTTGGCTCGTCAGATTATCGGCGACGGTGAAGGTTCCACCCACGATATCAAGGTGACAATAAGCGGAGCGGAAAGCGAGGAAGCGGCTTTGGCATGTGCCCGTGCGGTTGCCGGCTCGAACCTTCTGAAATGCGCGATCTATGGCAACGATCCGAACTGGGGACGTATCGTCAGTTCCTTGGGTACTGTTCCGGTGGGCGTGGCAGCTTACGATTCGCAAGATGTCACCGTCGATATCAACGGTGTGCGTGTCTGCGAACACGGCGGTGCAGGGGTTGACCGTTCCGAAGTCAAGATGGAGGGTCGAGAAGTCGATATCGATATCAACCTCAACAAAGGCGCCGAAACCGCAACGGTATGGACCGATGACCTCACCCATGAATACGTGCATATCAACGCCGACTACGAATCCTGA
- the argC gene encoding N-acetyl-gamma-glutamyl-phosphate reductase → MSKYTVAVAGASGYAGGEMLRILAAHPAFEVTTVTGETSAGSKLGEHMPHIPTLKDMIIEPTKPEALSNHDVIVLALPHGVSGALAEKLHADCAIVDLGADHRLESGEAWAQYYGGDFHQPWVYGMPELIVGKDANGEYRRQREKLPDASLIAGPGCNVTAVTLAFQPAVAEGLVKFDDIVADLAVGYSGAGKNLKRPNLLAAEAFGCATPYSVGGVHRHIPEIVQNLRHAAAAISGECDEHTGLGFKNKPEADIQVGFTPVLVPMARGILAVVSAKLSDKGEAMSDESIREVFAQAYEGQRFIELLGVGDMPATANVLGSNAAQVQVAVDRNAKRLYGFAAIDNLNRGTAGQTVQSLNIALGLPEDQGLTTIGVAP, encoded by the coding sequence ATGAGCAAATACACGGTGGCGGTAGCTGGTGCCAGCGGATATGCGGGAGGGGAGATGCTGCGTATACTCGCGGCACATCCTGCGTTCGAAGTAACCACTGTGACCGGCGAGACTTCTGCCGGAAGCAAACTTGGTGAGCACATGCCGCATATTCCAACGCTAAAGGATATGATCATCGAGCCAACGAAGCCTGAAGCGCTCAGCAATCATGATGTCATCGTTCTTGCTCTGCCGCATGGGGTATCGGGAGCTTTGGCCGAAAAGCTTCATGCCGATTGTGCGATAGTCGATTTGGGAGCCGACCACAGGCTCGAATCCGGCGAGGCTTGGGCGCAATACTATGGCGGCGATTTTCATCAACCGTGGGTCTATGGCATGCCGGAACTGATTGTCGGCAAAGACGCCAACGGGGAATACCGGCGTCAACGTGAAAAATTGCCTGACGCATCGTTGATAGCAGGCCCCGGATGCAACGTCACGGCGGTCACCTTGGCTTTCCAGCCTGCAGTGGCCGAGGGGCTCGTGAAATTCGACGACATCGTAGCCGATCTTGCCGTCGGGTATTCCGGAGCAGGCAAAAATCTCAAACGTCCGAATCTGCTGGCTGCTGAGGCATTCGGTTGTGCGACGCCGTATTCGGTAGGTGGAGTTCACCGACACATTCCGGAGATTGTGCAGAATCTTAGGCATGCTGCGGCGGCGATTTCCGGTGAATGTGATGAGCATACCGGTTTGGGTTTCAAAAACAAACCTGAAGCGGACATCCAAGTCGGTTTCACCCCGGTATTGGTGCCGATGGCCCGTGGAATCCTCGCAGTGGTTTCGGCCAAGCTGAGCGACAAAGGCGAGGCGATGAGTGATGAAAGCATTCGCGAGGTTTTTGCTCAGGCCTATGAAGGTCAGCGATTCATTGAGCTCTTGGGCGTCGGCGACATGCCGGCGACGGCGAACGTGCTGGGGTCCAACGCGGCTCAGGTTCAGGTAGCCGTTGACAGGAACGCCAAGCGCCTCTATGGTTTTGCCGCTATCGATAATCTCAACCGCGGCACGGCAGGGCAGACGGTGCAATCCCTGAATATCGCACTCGGACTTCCCGAAGACCAAGGACTGACAACGATTGGAGTGGCGCCATGA
- the pheT gene encoding phenylalanine--tRNA ligase subunit beta, with the protein MPMVDIDWLKEHVEVPAGLTYEQLAKDLVHVGLEEEEIHSSQVTGPIVVGYVVDCTPEPQKNGKIINWCHVDVGEKYNDTDENGNKVPRGIICGAPNMAAGEKVVVTLPGAVLPGDFKIEPRKTYGHISNGMCASERELGLGSDHSGIILLNHYGFSKEEADALKPGDDVMHLLHLDEPVLEINITPDRGYTLSYRGVAREYHHSTGAAYTDPVDALNAETPKVAENGKGDIEVEIEDNNPIHGVPGCDRYYARIVRNFDPASETPSWMRRRLIRAGMRSISLAVDVTNYVMMDLGQPMHAYDLDKICGPIVVRRANKGETLTTLDGKKHDLSVEDLLITDSPDGKRSSRILGLAGVMGGLYGEVTADTKNILLESAHFDQVTIARSARRHKTPSEASKRYERGVDYALQPAAAQMAADLMAKYGHGEPSDTPIDVNNTQPREAIDFKFTETKRLTGLDTSDKRIREILEDIGCKVSDGKEDGHISVVPPTWRPDLTMPCDLVEEIARLVGYDEIPVTMPPAPVEGEVGLTPDQQRQRDVANELAEYGLVETLSYPFVGDADFKAFGYDADKIKPVSVEVANPLAGDRPYLRREVLPTLAQTVQRNLRRGLQDISLYEIGHVYLWNPNAPAIPALPGGQRPTDEQLKALDAGLPEQPLHVAAILTGKAVETGWLGERRDVDYSDAVEAMNRVVDRLGANVSIVQPEPQEVPMQWHPGRAAKVMAGDTFVGMVGELHPHVNTALGFPEHSAAFELNLTALFATLSGKPVQAKPISTFPPVKQDLAFTVPDTVTAAQLQQVIEEAAGDNLESIELFDVFSGDQLGDHQKSLAYSVTFRSPDKTLTGDDTEAIRKAIVDNAETIGAQLRA; encoded by the coding sequence ATGCCAATGGTAGATATTGACTGGCTCAAGGAACATGTCGAGGTTCCGGCCGGTCTCACGTATGAACAGCTTGCCAAGGACCTGGTTCACGTCGGCCTTGAGGAAGAGGAGATCCATTCCTCGCAGGTCACCGGCCCGATCGTGGTCGGCTACGTGGTCGACTGCACGCCGGAACCGCAGAAGAACGGCAAGATCATCAACTGGTGCCATGTCGACGTCGGCGAGAAATACAACGACACCGACGAAAACGGCAACAAGGTGCCACGCGGCATCATCTGCGGCGCGCCGAACATGGCGGCCGGAGAGAAGGTCGTCGTGACTCTTCCGGGCGCTGTATTGCCTGGCGATTTCAAGATCGAACCCCGCAAGACCTATGGCCACATCTCCAACGGTATGTGCGCCTCGGAGCGTGAACTTGGTTTGGGCAGCGACCACAGCGGCATCATCCTGCTGAACCATTACGGATTCAGCAAGGAAGAGGCCGACGCCCTGAAGCCCGGCGACGACGTGATGCACCTGCTGCATCTCGACGAGCCGGTGCTGGAGATCAACATCACCCCAGACCGCGGCTACACGTTGTCCTATCGCGGCGTGGCACGCGAATACCACCATTCCACGGGTGCAGCCTATACCGATCCGGTCGACGCGCTCAACGCAGAAACCCCAAAGGTCGCCGAAAACGGCAAGGGCGACATCGAAGTCGAGATCGAAGACAACAACCCGATTCACGGCGTGCCCGGCTGCGACCGCTACTATGCGCGTATCGTACGCAACTTCGACCCTGCAAGCGAGACGCCGAGCTGGATGCGCCGCCGCCTGATCCGTGCTGGCATGCGTTCGATTTCGTTGGCCGTGGACGTCACCAACTACGTGATGATGGATCTGGGTCAGCCGATGCACGCCTATGACCTCGACAAGATCTGCGGGCCGATTGTCGTCCGTCGCGCCAACAAGGGCGAGACACTGACGACGCTTGACGGCAAGAAGCACGACCTGAGCGTCGAAGATCTGCTCATCACCGATTCGCCCGACGGCAAGCGCAGCTCCCGAATTCTCGGACTCGCCGGTGTCATGGGTGGCCTTTACGGCGAAGTCACGGCCGACACCAAGAACATCCTTCTGGAATCCGCGCACTTCGACCAGGTGACTATCGCCCGTTCCGCACGCCGCCACAAGACCCCGTCCGAGGCTTCCAAGCGTTACGAGCGCGGTGTGGATTACGCGCTGCAGCCCGCTGCCGCCCAGATGGCCGCCGATCTGATGGCCAAGTACGGCCACGGCGAGCCTTCCGATACACCTATCGATGTCAACAATACGCAGCCCCGTGAGGCCATCGATTTCAAGTTCACCGAGACGAAGCGCCTCACCGGTCTTGATACCTCCGACAAGCGTATCCGCGAGATTCTCGAAGACATCGGTTGCAAGGTGAGCGACGGTAAGGAAGACGGCCACATTTCCGTGGTGCCTCCGACGTGGCGTCCCGATCTGACCATGCCCTGCGACTTGGTCGAGGAGATCGCGCGTCTCGTCGGTTATGACGAGATTCCCGTGACCATGCCGCCGGCCCCCGTCGAAGGCGAAGTCGGACTGACCCCCGACCAGCAGCGCCAGCGCGACGTGGCCAATGAGCTTGCTGAATATGGCTTGGTGGAGACACTGAGCTATCCGTTCGTCGGCGATGCCGACTTCAAGGCGTTCGGTTACGATGCCGACAAGATCAAGCCGGTGAGCGTTGAAGTCGCCAACCCTCTCGCCGGCGATCGTCCGTATCTGCGTCGTGAAGTTCTGCCGACACTGGCCCAGACCGTGCAGCGCAACCTGCGTCGTGGGCTTCAGGACATCTCTCTCTATGAAATCGGCCACGTCTATCTCTGGAATCCGAACGCCCCGGCCATTCCGGCTCTGCCCGGTGGCCAGCGTCCGACCGATGAGCAGTTGAAGGCGCTCGATGCCGGTCTGCCCGAGCAGCCGTTGCATGTCGCCGCGATTCTGACCGGCAAGGCTGTGGAAACCGGCTGGCTCGGGGAACGCCGTGATGTCGATTACAGCGATGCCGTCGAAGCGATGAACCGCGTGGTCGATCGTCTCGGAGCCAATGTCTCCATTGTGCAGCCCGAACCGCAGGAAGTGCCGATGCAATGGCATCCGGGCCGTGCCGCCAAGGTCATGGCAGGCGATACGTTCGTTGGTATGGTTGGCGAGCTACACCCGCACGTCAATACGGCGCTCGGTTTCCCCGAGCATTCCGCAGCGTTCGAGCTGAACCTGACTGCCCTCTTCGCCACGTTGAGCGGCAAGCCGGTGCAGGCCAAGCCGATTTCGACCTTCCCGCCTGTCAAGCAGGACCTCGCTTTCACAGTTCCCGATACGGTCACCGCCGCGCAATTGCAGCAGGTCATCGAAGAGGCCGCAGGCGATAACCTCGAGTCCATCGAACTCTTCGATGTGTTCTCCGGCGACCAACTCGGCGACCATCAGAAGTCGCTTGCCTACTCGGTCACTTTCCGCTCTCCGGATAAGACGCTTACCGGCGACGACACGGAGGCCATCCGCAAGGCTATTGTCGATAACGCGGAAACGATTGGTGCACAGTTGCGTGCCTGA
- the pheS gene encoding phenylalanine--tRNA ligase subunit alpha codes for MAQSASFDAGAVTDAVAEGISKIKSASTMEELKAIKTEYAGAESAMTQASRAIGGLPKDEKKGAGQLMGKLRADFGRAFGLKEAQVKAEEETRQLASETVDMTLPVNRKPLGARHPLPKLMEDVEDLFISMGWQISAGPEVETEWYDFDALNFGPDHPARQMQDTFYVKGNQAKDAAGFVGSNMVLRTQTSSDQVRALLTRGVPLYIASPGRVFRTDELDATHTPVFHQCEALAVDKGLTMGDLKGVLDKLAVSMFGPEAKSRLRPSYFPFTEPSAELDLWFPDKKGGPGWIEWGGCGMVNPNVLRSAGLDPDVYTGFAFGVGMERTLLLRHDINDMHDLVEGDVRFSKQFVMGE; via the coding sequence GTGGCACAGAGTGCGTCATTCGATGCAGGAGCGGTGACCGATGCGGTCGCCGAGGGCATCTCGAAAATCAAGAGTGCCTCCACTATGGAGGAGCTCAAAGCCATCAAGACGGAGTACGCCGGGGCTGAGTCAGCGATGACGCAGGCCAGCCGTGCCATCGGTGGGTTGCCAAAGGACGAGAAGAAAGGTGCCGGCCAGCTCATGGGCAAGCTGCGCGCCGATTTCGGACGTGCCTTTGGACTTAAGGAAGCACAGGTCAAGGCCGAAGAAGAGACCCGTCAACTCGCTTCCGAGACGGTCGACATGACTTTGCCGGTCAACCGCAAGCCGCTGGGTGCACGTCATCCCCTGCCCAAGCTGATGGAGGACGTCGAAGACCTCTTCATCTCCATGGGCTGGCAGATCTCCGCAGGTCCCGAAGTGGAAACCGAATGGTACGACTTCGACGCGTTGAATTTCGGCCCCGACCATCCTGCCCGCCAGATGCAGGACACCTTCTACGTCAAGGGCAATCAGGCCAAGGATGCCGCAGGATTCGTCGGAAGCAACATGGTGTTGCGTACGCAGACCTCTTCCGACCAGGTGCGCGCGCTGCTGACGCGCGGTGTGCCGCTCTATATCGCGTCTCCCGGCCGCGTGTTCCGCACCGACGAACTCGATGCGACGCATACTCCTGTCTTCCACCAGTGTGAGGCGCTGGCCGTCGACAAGGGACTGACGATGGGCGATCTCAAGGGTGTGCTCGACAAGCTCGCCGTTTCGATGTTCGGCCCGGAGGCCAAGAGCCGCCTGCGTCCGAGCTACTTCCCGTTCACCGAGCCCAGTGCAGAGCTGGACCTCTGGTTCCCCGACAAGAAGGGTGGCCCCGGCTGGATCGAATGGGGCGGCTGCGGCATGGTCAACCCGAACGTATTACGTTCGGCGGGTCTCGACCCGGACGTTTACACCGGCTTTGCGTTCGGCGTGGGCATGGAGCGTACGCTCTTGCTGCGCCACGATATCAACGACATGCACGACCTCGTGGAAGGCGACGTGCGTTTCAGCAAACAGTTTGTGATGGGGGAGTGA